In one window of Pseudoalteromonas espejiana DSM 9414 DNA:
- the egtD gene encoding L-histidine N(alpha)-methyltransferase, with amino-acid sequence MSQVTAINQQSITDLDFLNDVLHGLTQQQKSLPCKYFYDDKGAALFEQITSLQEYYVTRTELGILEDYSKAIANILPENLSIIEPGCGSGKKVAYLLAHMSNVKTFVPFEISSEMLNYSLAHLSPLFPELSISPLLGDFTHSQMVKQLTKDTSLDSQTNLVYFPGSTLGNFAPVKAIEIMNNFHRLCGVNGYVLIGIDLVKERQVLLDAYNDKAGITAAFNKNLLQRINNELNGTFDLDNFSHESRFNEQHSRIEMHLVSKCDQSAVINNQRVDFIKGESIHTENSHKYTLESFKQLAGQANLNLAQTWQDDNNYFALCLLRPQ; translated from the coding sequence ATGAGCCAAGTAACAGCAATTAATCAGCAATCTATAACCGACCTAGATTTCTTAAATGATGTTTTACACGGGCTTACCCAGCAGCAAAAATCTCTGCCGTGTAAGTATTTTTATGATGATAAAGGGGCAGCGTTATTTGAACAAATAACCTCCTTACAAGAGTATTACGTTACGCGTACCGAGCTAGGTATTTTAGAAGACTACTCAAAAGCCATTGCGAACATCCTGCCTGAAAACTTATCGATAATAGAGCCTGGCTGTGGGTCGGGTAAAAAGGTTGCGTATTTACTTGCTCATATGAGCAATGTAAAAACATTTGTCCCTTTTGAAATATCATCAGAAATGCTCAACTACTCTCTAGCTCACTTATCGCCGTTATTTCCTGAGTTATCTATTTCGCCACTACTGGGCGACTTTACTCATAGTCAAATGGTTAAGCAGCTAACAAAAGACACTTCACTCGATAGCCAAACAAACCTAGTGTATTTTCCGGGTTCTACACTTGGTAATTTTGCGCCAGTAAAAGCGATTGAAATTATGAATAACTTTCATCGCTTATGTGGTGTAAATGGTTATGTATTAATTGGCATAGATTTAGTAAAAGAGCGCCAAGTATTACTTGATGCCTATAACGATAAAGCGGGTATTACTGCAGCATTTAATAAAAACCTGCTACAAAGAATTAATAATGAGCTCAACGGTACTTTTGATTTAGATAACTTTAGTCACGAATCGCGCTTTAACGAACAGCATAGCCGCATAGAAATGCACTTAGTGAGTAAGTGCGACCAAAGTGCGGTGATAAATAACCAACGAGTAGATTTTATTAAAGGTGAAAGTATTCATACTGAAAATTCACATAAGTATACTCTTGAGTCGTTTAAACAACTTGCAGGGCAAGCTAACTTAAACTTAGCGCAAACATGGCAGGATGATAACAACTACTTTGCACTTTGCTTATTACGACCGCAATAA
- a CDS encoding PhzF family phenazine biosynthesis protein, translated as MQAKAKRSCLTQHRPFWLMLRFIKHTFTESVFYSHKLNLLGSSALIVIYKNGLTSKMMQHIASKSKHPATVFLNLNEISKPRCKIRWFNQKNEIKRCGHGSLAAAKCLIRHFNYCPKVFVSSSDELFNINIKRQKAHLKLQTLSLYKTNYTKELTTLFSLPIKATYSSANKNSYTVLLFDSKEDLENLQVDFNGLAKAHNNAIIALSISSSNNEKAVAHFRYFAPQFGVNEDAATGSAVSVIAPILFRLASLNKVKLIQKSSNGALLQFIYNNAHVEVS; from the coding sequence ATGCAAGCAAAGGCTAAACGCTCTTGTTTAACGCAGCATAGGCCTTTTTGGCTTATGCTGCGCTTTATTAAACATACCTTTACCGAATCTGTTTTTTATAGCCATAAACTTAACTTATTAGGCTCAAGTGCCTTAATAGTTATTTACAAAAATGGGCTTACCTCTAAAATGATGCAGCATATAGCATCGAAGTCTAAGCACCCCGCTACCGTATTTTTAAATCTTAATGAAATATCAAAACCCAGATGTAAAATTCGTTGGTTTAATCAAAAAAACGAAATTAAACGTTGTGGACATGGCTCCTTAGCAGCCGCTAAATGCTTAATAAGGCATTTTAATTACTGTCCTAAAGTATTTGTGTCGTCCTCTGATGAGCTATTTAATATAAATATTAAAAGGCAAAAAGCACATCTCAAATTACAAACACTTAGCTTGTATAAAACAAACTATACAAAAGAGCTAACTACTTTATTTTCTCTTCCTATTAAAGCGACATACAGCAGTGCAAATAAAAATAGTTATACAGTTTTGCTATTTGATTCAAAAGAAGATTTAGAAAACTTACAAGTTGATTTTAACGGCTTAGCTAAAGCTCATAACAATGCAATTATTGCACTGAGCATTTCAAGTTCTAACAACGAGAAAGCAGTGGCGCATTTTAGGTATTTTGCACCGCAATTTGGTGTAAATGAAGATGCTGCCACAGGCTCTGCGGTATCGGTTATCGCGCCAATTTTATTTAGACTAGCTAGTTTAAATAAAGTTAAGTTAATACAAAAATCAAGTAATGGCGCGTTGTTACAGTTTATATATAACAACGCTCATGTTGAAGTGAGTTAA